The DNA segment GAACTGCTAGATTCTGCATGAAGGGATAACGTGTTACAGGACAACGCAATAAGAAGAAATATTCAATCATTACTTGAGGCGTGATTGCAGAAAAAATTTTCATCGGTTAGGACATTAGTTGGATTTTCATCAGGACGCCTTCTAACCACGAAGTGCATGCATATTGGAGAGACAAATGCAATCAAGCAGGGCAGgctattgtttttttgtttctccCACCATGGATGCACGTTAGTTATACATGTAGCCATGCATCCTTGGAGTGTTCGTGTCCTTTAGACCCTCCTATTATTATTAAGGTTTGCAGGTTGTTTGCTTGTTTTGATGGAGCCTTTCGGTGAGCAATCACGGCAATCTATTTTACAACGTGACATTTTCGATTTGCTTAATATGCTTCATACTGTGCTCCGTAGCGAACGTCACTGAACGAACAAATAGAGTCTGCGCAAATTCGCATCCATACAACTGTGACGCATTCTTTCTGAGAAATTTGTACGCGGTTCTTTTGTCGATTCGGGCTACTTACTAGTGTACTGTATTTCCCTCTACATAGATTATATTGAATAGTTTGGCTCTTGCtattcttgtatatatatatatatatatatatatatatatatatatatatatacatattaagCTATGCCTTTATGTCACTATGCGAGTCTAGGCTAGAGCATGTAGCATGTATGTTTAGAACACGCGAATCCAGAAAGGCCAGTTTCACTGCGATTTATTGTCATTTACCTTGTACATTTGCAGATGACGCCACCAGCCTACCCCCTTGAACGAATCACGACCCCTATTGCTCTATTCTCATCGGAAGGAGACCTGGTGGCTGACACCCGTGACGTGGCAGACTTGGTGGCGAGGCTCGGGTCGAGCGTGATCTTCCACCGCATCGTTCCTCAGAGAACGTTTGGGCACGCGGACTTCGTCGCGGGATACAATGCGAACGAATTCTTGCACGATATTGCATTCGATCTCATCCGACAGCACGCTACGCAGCGGTCGTGAAAGAATGGCTACCTCGAGAGCATAATCTCATACCTTACGTTTAACAAAGTCGATAAGATATTAACAAAGTTTTCTGTATTGGTAGGTAAAAAATGACTTCTTCTCGGTGGCGCAGAAGAGCACGTTTCTGGGCGAGTTGGCGCTTTCTTGAAGACGTAACGCACTGCAGGGGCGCAGGCACAATCGTAGAGAACGACACACAGAGAAACGTGACCAACTCTAGGAGAGAGTTGCGGTTTTCATGAAGTGATATAAGCATGCTTTTTTTAGATGTTTGGACATAAACGAGTCTACAATACTCTGTTCATGCGTTCAGTGAGTTAACCAGTAGCAACATACTTGACACTGCGTCCGTGAGTTTTGCGATGAGAACATTGTGACAGAGAAGTGCAAGTTTGCCTAATAAAATGTTCATGTAGTTTCGTGTTGCAAGGCCGTGTTTGGTCATTCAATAGAATATGGACAATGAGTCGGGCGTCTCAGAGGGATCCCAGCCAACAGAGACCTAATTAAATGGTGGTAAGATTTCGAGGCCGTTTATTAGTGACACCCTTTTCTTTGGAGTCTCTACATCAGTGTGTAGCTTTTGTGTATAAAAGgggccctgctgtcccttccccTGCTGGCCCACCAAGAGCTACGCAGAACGtcttgtggttgttgttgttctttttatACATGGCTGGAGTACTGGCCGATACgtaaacaaaatgttgcagcgcacagtagaaggcaaaggcgtgcacgtgcGCACAGgtgcagagagcggcaggagcagacgaacggaatggcagccgaagcgataagagcgaaagcgccgcccgttcgcacaacaagtgaagcgactaaataaaggtgtagcatgccaaaaaagaaaatagccaaaATCACATTTCATTTCCACACATAATTGCATCAGtttactttattgctatgtaggttgaaaagatagagccacatatgcaaaaaTGACTGAATTTTCCActggctaccagtgtcatggcgacgctttagtGCCAATAGCGAAACTATAGACCCACTGTCCACCCGCCGCTTTTTGTGCCGGATGTTGAAATAAAATGACCAACTTTGATCTCACGTCCTGGAGAAACAAAGCATTACTTAGTCACCCGGATGTGTTAACGTGCGATAAGAATGTTGTTTGACTGTAATATCGAGTTGTTTTCCTCGCGCATGCGAACAATAGGAATGATTAGTGATGTTGGAGGGCAGTTTCTTGATTGCCGCGTAGCACAGATAGGAAGCACAGTTTGACATCCTGCTGAATCCGGGAATAACGGGAACGAAAAGTAGCACATATGGTAGAGGAGCGCGTTTCGAAGGTGTTACAATAGGCTGCAATACAGACAATACGCCAAACATTTAATGTGTTGCTCTATCGCGTAGCTTCTGGCCATCCAAGCCGCTAACCTTTCTGAGTGTGCAGTACTTGAAGCGCAAGATATATAGTAACGAAATTTTCCTGCTCATGCATATCTACTGCGGATGTAGCTAGTGGTATCGCGAAGTGAGTGCTTGGCCAAGTGCGTTACAGTGGAACGTTCCACAGCACCTCGTGGTGGAACACTGGACTGCGAAACCCTACTATGGGCAAGAACGTGAAGAACTCGGACAATAAACACTCACGAAAGGGTAGACAAACGTTTACTGGCTGCGACGACGAACATACATATTAGCGAGAGTAAGCAAGATTCACGTAGTCACATGGCGTTTCCTCTTTGCATAAGGTGTATGCGCGTGAATGACTTTTTTTCAGTAGTTCAATTTCTTTTGTACCCGAGTGCTGCGGACGGTGTACTACCAAACGTACCGTTTGATCCCAATTCAATGTGGCATGCTACGATGATTTCTCGGAGAGTCTGCGCTTCATGTGAATCTGCGCTTCACGTCACGTCCTTGGCGCAGTGGTGGTGGGGACGCTACAGGCAGCTTTGAGCCTCGCAGACGAGGCCGGCAAATGTTACGCTTGTTTTGCCTCTTTCTGGTGATAAATTTCGTCACAACGCGTCTGAGAGTCCACTGCTTCTAAGAAACGCAAAAAGAAGGCGCGGTGTTTCTCTTCGGATTATCTGATTACCTTCCGGAAAATCAGACGTTGTACGCAATCATGTGGAAATCTTCTTCTCATGGCATCAAGTAAAGAACACTTCGCTCCGCAGTGCAACGCCGGCCGGACCATGTAGAGCGCTCCGCATTGCCCATCTCGCCACACTCGGCATAAAGCGGGGAAGGCGAGATCCTAGTCTTAAATGAACAAGCTGACGTGTACGTCGAATCTGTTCACGTTGAAAAAAGTAGTGTGACCGCCGAGCGCGCTAGTCTCTTGATGACGCAGGGTTCATGCTGCGGCATCTAAAGTTCTCGAAAATGACGGCGAATGGCGTTCTGGGCTTGTTGAGGCAGTTGGAATTTTGAGGCAGTTTCACTTTTGCGGGGCTTTATAGCGCTGAACGTGCGACATCATCaacttcttacagcgaagctgtatagctcTACCTCCCAATGGGTCTGTCGTCTTTGTAGGCAACCActcgggaggcgcgcgccgcctgCCCCGATGGGTCCCCTTAGAGCACCAgcaggtggcgctcgcctccacgcatccgcaGCAGCGGCTGccatgcgggggaaagaaaagaaaagaaccagaaagctcgcattcgtgcatagcgttcgccacaaGCGTTTCTCGGTTAGGATTACGGtcgcataagctgcagttgccgggaagcggcaactgtagcatacgaagcagagagtgacgtaactacacttttATATGTAAAataagaacccgcctagcaaccgatttgtgttgtgacagtgctatgggagGGCCACGTATACTGAGGACTCCTGAATAGTAGCGTGCATACGAGGCGCGGTGAAAGTGTGCTTAAGTGCATTTCTCTTGTGTCTGGTGCACTCTTTGTAGGTGCAGGAAGTAGCGGCGCATgccaagtcgcaggccgttgaaacgtcttaggctaataattaggtaaagtgcatgtgaatgtccccatgtgaataatttcaagctacgtcgcaAAGGGTAATCGTTCCAGTTGTCGTTCAATGATTCGCTGTCCAACCACGTTCAGAGCGCGGATTGGAGACAATGTTTTTCTGTTACATTCCGCGCTTCCTGATTCAGTACAGGGCCATTGTTTTGGGGTGGTCACAGATATATACAACGGACAGCCTAGAGCACACGTAGAACACTATTGCCTTTTTGTGCTTTAAGATTTAGCAAAGCACGAACGATTCGCTCGCGTCGGCATCTGGCCTCCTTCCCGTAGAACGGGAGTCTTTATCGCAGCCGCGTATCAATAATACATTAAAATAGGCGAGCGGATGCCCGATAAAGGAGTCGGATGATAAGAAGCGCCACAAAGGCGTATAGAAAAGAGACCCCGGTAGTGCCTGTGTGCACTACTCTCCGGTACCTCGTCGCTCGAGCTGTAAGCAGCGGAGATGGGTACCTTCAGCACCGTCACCGGCCGGTTGCTTATCCTTTTTATAGTGACTGCCAGTACTCTTGGAAAAGCCGCTGATGAACGGACACTGCAAGCCCGCCTAACTCCCGTAAGCTAAGCGTCGTCTTGATTATTCTAAGCAAGAATATTGATTGACCGGCAAATGTGTGCGTGTAACGCTGAAAATTTGAGTTGTTGAATACTGCCTGTTAGGTTTGCCAAGCGTGGACTAATGAATGCATGTGCGGAAAAATTGACCTGCTGGACATCTTGGAATGACGTCTTTCGATGTTTTCACTCCAACATTTATTTGTTGGTTTCAGAATGTTCAAGAATGTCAGAAGTAATTTTTTAGACCAACTGACTGCGTTTTAAAATGTGATGGCCTGTTCGTGGTTAGGGGGAGCAGGTGATATACGAAGAAACGCTTCTGTGGATTGTAATTGCGCTTAAAAACATTTACTACAACAGCTAGCAATTTTCTGCAACAGAGTTTCTTACATGCTCAAAATTAGATTACTACTAGCATCTTAAGACAAACACCCCGAGGCTATCGCTTTGGGATGTTCATAGCTCTCTCGCCGTATTTACAGAAACAGTGCCTTGTTCGGTAAAATGAATAAATTTGTCACAGTTTCGTTTCaaggatatgaaaaaaaaagcatcgagCAGTCAGTCGTCTTGTCTGTGACGAGGCAAATGTCTGAACGCAGTGCGAGCTCATCAAGTACCACGGCTACCCCTGCGAGCTCAGCTACGCGACCACAGATGACGGGTACTTGCTCGAGGTGGACCACGTCCCTTATGGTCGCGAGGGTAGTCCTTCCGGCGTGGGCGACAAGAGGACACCTCGCTACCCGGTCCTTTTGGTGCCCGCCTTCACCAGCGCTTCGGACATGTGGTTCCTCAATTACCCTTCGCAAAGTCCTGGTAAGTGCTGAAACAATGTGTTCAATTGTTCCTCACACAGACGTTGGATGTGTGTCCCAAGGCGGAgatgataaaaaaaatagaagtacgACGCTGAATGTTTGCGTATACCAAAAATCAGTGTCAAAACTGTGCACACGGCCATTCATCCAGCTGAGAAACGCAGACGTCAATTTCTTGAAACGCAGTCATAAAATATAGAAAAAGTGCTTTGTTTATCTCGGCAGCGTAAACATGCATCTGTGCAGCTGTGCCAAAATGCAGCTGGGGCTCCAGGAGAAAAACGTGATGCACTTTCCCTGCATTGTTCATGCTTCAGCAACAAAACCTTTTCTGAAAGATGTGGAAACgagggagacaaaaaaaaaaaaacttcttttgCGCACAACTCGCCCCAGGACGCTATCCATCGGGAGGCCTCGGCCGTGGGTGGAGACCGCAGTCTAGGGACCCTTGAGCTGCAGTCGTCCAACGTGCTCTTGTGACCAGATCAAGCTGGACCTTAGAGTCGGCGCAGTATTACTTCCCGCGTATTTTATAGCAAGCGTCATGTTGTGCTTGAGCAAACGTCGGCCTTCATTTATACCATCGCATTATTATAGAGCAGTTCTGATGAGTACCGCGCGGCATCTCTTTTTAGTGCTGATAGCGCTGGCGACGCTTCGGCTTGAAGTGCCCGACGTGTTCGACCCGCAGCTTAGAATCAAACAAACCGACGCCTTTTGACGCAGCACCAAATAGACGTCAAAAATACTGCTGCGCTTAGACATAAGCTGCTCTTTCTCTCGTTGTACGAAGTGTAGTTATGAAGAATAAAGCCTGTTGCTACTCTAGTCCGTATTTCTTGACTTCCGAAAAATAGGAGCAATGTTTTTATGAGTTGTGTTATGTGGTTATGTGTAAGTACATCAGCCGTCTCGTTTGCAAAACTGTCAACTTTGTTGCGTGTTCTTGTACTCTGTTCAGTATATTTCCTATTTATGAAAGTCTGCATGTCTCTATTTGTAATTTCCTCTATGCCTTCCTTTACTGTTTTGAGATACTTCGCAAATGCTTGTGCCCTTTGGCGTTTATAAGTGTTTTTCAGTGTACTTTATCTTTCTATTCCTAGTTTTACCTTAGACTAGGACTGATCGGTGCCATTAATGACAGCAATATCTTCTTCAATGTCATAAAAAATAGCGCAGCCAAAGACGTAATCATTCCTGACTTATTGCTTTCTGCAGGCTTCCTGCTAGCGGACAGGGGCTTTGACGTGTGGTCCATGAACTCGAGGGAAGCTAAGCCGTACTCTAACCACACGACCCTCTCTCAACGTGACTCCAAGTACTGGCGTTGGAGGTAAGCCATTATACCAAGCACGTACGAAAAAAGATGTCAAGACCACGAGGTGATACTTGTCAAGTATTCACTTTCCATACTGGTTCTGTCAGTGTTCAGAAACAGAACCATGATGTTCTAGCATGAAAATCAGTAGCTCTTGAAGACACTGCAATTACAATTTTGTCTTGGGTAGTACTTCACCGATAGGATCACAGCGTTATGAATTCGATGTTTCATTCGTCTCGCATCAGTTTGAACGCAGTGAGGTGTTGGGACTACGGCTCCCGTGAAAAGGTGAAATGGCCAGCCGAAAGCTGTTCGGTATAAGTCTCGAGCTCCAGCCTTCTAGTTAAATAGCTACCAGACGGTGGTCTTAGGAACCGAAAACGGTAAAGGCAAACGCACATTTAGACAACGTATAAGTGATTGGTCAGCCTTGCTTGCTGACACCAGCGAGTTATTTTGTTTTGGCAAAGGCATAGCGAGACCATCCTAATGCTTTGCCAGTAGTTCTACAAATTGCTAtttactgctgaaaaccttgctGTGAAGAAGCGAATTGCAAGCTTACACGAACGCAATAGTAAAGTACGAAAAGAAATTGCGCTCGCGCGTTACGCGCGCACGTGATCAGTTTATCTCGACATCCTGTTTCGCACCATTAAGTGCAACCACTGCGTTCATTGCTGCTTCTGTTTCCGTCGGAGGTTTAGATAACAGTGGTAAATGTTTTGCCACGATTGCAGCTTTGACGAAATCGGCCGCTACGACGTGGCGGCGGGCGTGGACCACGTTCTCAAGGCCACCGGTGCTCCCAAGCTCACAATAATGGCACTGTCCCAAGGTGTAACCATAACCCTTGTTTTCCTGTCCACGCGCCCGGAGTACAACGAAAAGGTGACTGGTTCTCCCAGACATGCCCAAGACACGCTTTAGTGGCTTTTTCGCATGAAGTGTTCTCGAGAATGCcagtttaagaggaagctttagctcgggcccaactccagATGCCgacctattcaaatacacgtaaaacgcggAAATACTTTTCTTAAATGACCCCTTGGCCCATTGTAATGAAACTTGTTGCATTGCAGAGAGGAAGTTAAATTGTAGTTACTGTTGGAAGTGAAATCTTGATTTAGGGCCTGAAAGCTTCTACAAGGATTAAAaaaattgtatgtaacaaaaacATGGAAGCCCAAAGTTTACAAACTTGTCCCTCTTGATGACAAACAGATATCgccgttctgtaaactgcatcggTTAGggcatccaaagcagacaaattttatATATAAATTTGCAGCTTACGTGGATTTGGTACAATGTTTACAAGGGCTGCTTGATAGCTTCGTTTTCTGGGTATTCTGACAAGGCTTATAAAAAATTGACAGCTAAATCGAAAATTCGCTTCAAACAGTGTTTATATTTTATCTTTTTCTTTAAGACAAAACAACCCTCACCCAAATGTGGTGCAATGGCTGCCGAGAacaacgatttctcctttcccatgcatTTCTATTGGAGCCCCCGAGCTGAATCAACGTTTAAATAGGTGGTAGCGTCCAGTGACGGGATTGTAGGACCAAAAATTCAACAACTCCTTTTTCTTTTATTCGAGAGTAAAAACAAAGCCACGTTTACTCTACTTTCTAGAGTGCTTGCTGTCTCCGAAGAGGCACGGTAACTCTTTTTGCAAGTGTGACTGATGCACTAATGGGATCGACCCTATGAAGGTGAAAATAGGATAGGTTACGCCCTCATACCTAAAGGCACAGAAAGGCTTTGAGCATTCCTCCTGTTTGTAACGTGTACAAAATGTCACACGTTTTATGAACAACAAACATTCGTGCAGGCACGGTTAATATAGTGAGGTAAAGATAACACAGATATCACGCAAATAGATAAGAAAGAGGGAATAGTATGAATGTTTTTCCAACCATATGATTAATTTTATTCTGGTGAACGTGCTGGAAGCCAGTTGAAGCACCAATATTTTGTTTTCCGTTCACTGAAGGACGCCGGGAACGAAAATCGGGAAGAGTGGAGGTGTTCCTTCGGTGCTGTTTCTTTCGCATTTCTGTGGCATCAGAAGCCATGAAACCTAGACTGATAAAAAAGAATTATCGCACGTTCATTTACGTGTTAGTTTGCCTCGGCGATACTGCCCAGAAGTTTCCGCTGATCGTCGGCTGTCTGAGCGCGATTGCCACTTTGCTTTAATTGACCCACAAATGTTGTGTTCGTTTTCACCGATCAAGAAATGATGTACCACGTCCGCTCCGCGAATACGGACATTTTGTTTTTGCGCGCAGGTCGACCTCGTGATCGCGTACGGTCCTGTGGCGAACATCACACATGCGGGCCCGCCATTGTCTGTGGCGATGCCTCTGCTTCCACCTGTGCTTGTGAGTTATTTATCTGGAAGAAATAGGCTGCGCCATGGAGCGTCGCCTATACTCTATACATACTATTGGCACTCCGTATATTCTTCATCGTTTTCACTACCCGTGATAAACTTTATCATAGACTTCATCTGCCACGGGCTCAACCAGAGAATGGActgaatgaatgaaatgttgctttctttggcgggggaggggggagaggggaggTCCCTCTACGAATTCGTGAAGGAGATAGGAACCCTACGAATGATTTGAACCCGCTTGGTTGGGGTCCACCTTGCCTGCCCTTTCCCCTTCACCTTCCCAGTTATGCTACGCCTTTTATTCGTTCTTTCTTTACGCTCCTTCCACCCTCTTCTGAGTTACCCATCATGACGAATAAagggttcattcattcattcattcattcattcattcattcattcattcattctaatCAGCTCGTCGTGTGGCCGTGAACCAGGTCAGTGGCTTTAATCAATTTGTTGTGGATAATGCACAGCTCATGTATGAGTTGCCAGAAtttgcaatcaatcaatcaatcaatcaatcaatcaatcaaaaatgaatcaatcaatcaatcaatgtaaCCTGCTGAACTGAGAATTCAATGCAGTCATCTAGTATTCGTTTTTGCCGCGCATGTCAGCACTGTGGCAACGACATGAAGGCAGGCGTTGCCACGTGAGCAGTGTGTTTAAATTAATAGTAACAGACAACAGCTGAGTGTTATGTTCCGATAAGCACTGGGACGGTAAAACTAACCTCACAGCCTGTTGCTTTTTTGCGCAGTTTGCACTTGACCCCTTGTGCAGGGGAGCTTACGTTGGAGTAAGCAGTGGCATGAAGCGGTTTTTCTCGAAGATATGTGAAGCCGCCACTGGCCGCCTGTGCTCTCCTGCGTTCACCTTAACGCTCTTAAGCAGTTCACGTCAGCTGAATAAGGTAAGCATTGAAACGCACTACTCGCGAAGACAAAAATAGAGTTATAGCTTTGCATGACATAAAACATGCCCTTATACGGGACACGTTACggtttctgcgcatgcgcagctttttgcgttctggctactgcGGTGACTGAACAACTCCAAGAAGGTAACATGGGGTGGTGTCTACTTAGTCGTTctcttcttaatttttttattggaGCTGTATACTCGCTCTATGTTATAAATAAAGTCTAATTCTATTTCCCAGTCACGTGGTCGTCTGGCGTTGAGTTCCTGCTAAAGTGCTATACCAAAACGTTTGCTATTACGTGTATTGGTTACATACTACAGTGTTGGAGAGCATAATGCGCAGTCTTGAGCGATTTGTTAGTGTGCAAGGAACCGCAGAGACTTTTAGAGGTACTGTCACTGATCTCTTCTTGCTTGGAAACATCTCGAGGACATTTTGTTCGTAATGGTGACACTTTTTTTCCAACTCTTCAACGTGAACCTGGTCAATCGCTTGCGATTTCAGACGCGGATTCCTGTGTACGTCGGGCATTTCCCTATGGGTACGACTGTACAAAACATGCGCCACTACCACCAGGTAAGCTGCCTAGTTCTTCACGGTGCGCTTTCCGACGCACGGTGAGATTGAGATTCTCCGCGGCGATCTTGTTGTGCGGTAACAAACTACTGTGCGAATTCCATTGTTGTTGGCGCTCTAAGTGCAAGCGCTGGCTGAAGTTTTGCGAATGCACTGCACGTATGTACagtcaaaaatatttttttctatacCATAGCTACCACCG comes from the Dermacentor silvarum isolate Dsil-2018 chromosome 9, BIME_Dsil_1.4, whole genome shotgun sequence genome and includes:
- the LOC119464187 gene encoding gastric triacylglycerol lipase isoform X1; the encoded protein is MGTFSTVTGRLLILFIVTASTLGKAADERTLQARLTPCELIKYHGYPCELSYATTDDGYLLEVDHVPYGREGSPSGVGDKRTPRYPVLLVPAFTSASDMWFLNYPSQSPGFLLADRGFDVWSMNSREAKPYSNHTTLSQRDSKYWRWSFDEIGRYDVAAGVDHVLKATGAPKLTIMALSQGVTITLVFLSTRPEYNEKVDLVIAYGPVANITHAGPPLSVAMPLLPPVLFALDPLCRGAYVGVSSGMKRFFSKICEAATGRLCSPAFTLTLLSSSRQLNKTRIPVYVGHFPMGTTVQNMRHYHQMYKAKNFVMYDHGATENRQRYGQVAPPAYPLERITTSIALFTSEGDFVADTRDVEDLVTRLGSSVILHRVVPEKTFAHVDFALGYRANKLVHNMAIDIIRQHATRRS
- the LOC119464187 gene encoding gastric triacylglycerol lipase isoform X2; the encoded protein is MGTFSTVTGRLLILFIVTASTLGKAADERTLQARLTPCELIKYHGYPCELSYATTDDGYLLEVDHVPYGREGSPSGVGDKRTPRYPVLLVPAFTSASDMWFLNYPSQSPGFLLADRGFDVWSMNSREAKPYSNHTTLSQRDSKYWRWSFDEIGRYDVAAGVDHVLKATGAPKLTIMALSQGVTITLVFLSTRPEYNEKVDLVIAYGPVANITHAGPPLSVAMPLLPPVLTRIPVYVGHFPMGTTVQNMRHYHQMYKAKNFVMYDHGATENRQRYGQVAPPAYPLERITTSIALFTSEGDFVADTRDVEDLVTRLGSSVILHRVVPEKTFAHVDFALGYRANKLVHNMAIDIIRQHATRRS